The following proteins are encoded in a genomic region of Tachysurus fulvidraco isolate hzauxx_2018 chromosome 22, HZAU_PFXX_2.0, whole genome shotgun sequence:
- the rpl7 gene encoding 60S ribosomal protein L7, whose product MAGETEKKEAKEMKKKETPKKEDATKKKDATATKKKDTTKKKDATATKKKDVTSTKKKDAPATKKKDATKKDETKKNTMEKKLVKGKKIPSVPEGLLKKRKRFAAAKVARVKSLQLEKKKRRITRNLIYSRAQAYHKEYRQMYRSEIRMNRMARKAGNFYVPAEPKLAFVIRIRGINGVSPKVRKVLQLLRLRQIFNGVFVKLNKASINMLRIAEPYIAWGYPNLKSVRELIYKRGFGKIRKQRIPLTDNSLIEKNLGTNGIICMEDLIHTIYTVGRNFKAANNFMWPFKLSSPRGGMNKKTTHFVEGGDAGNREDQINRLIRRMN is encoded by the exons ATGGCGGGTGAAAC agaaaagaaggaggccaaggagatgaagaagaaggagaCACCGAAGAAGGAGGACGCGACCAAGAAAAAGGACGCAACTGCAACCAAGAAAAAGGACACGACCAAGAAAAAGGATGCAACTGCGACCAAGAAAAAGGACGTGACTTCGACTAAGAAAAAGGACGCGCCTGCGACCAAGAAAAAGGATGCGACTAAGAAGGATGAGACCAAGAAGAACACAATGGAAAAGAAACTggtgaaagggaaaaaaattccATCAGTCCCTGAAGGTCTCTTGAAGAAGAGGAAGCGCTTTGCAGCTGCCAAGGTGGCTCGTGTCAAGTCTCTGCAGCTCGAGAAGAAG AAACGCAGGATTACCCGGAACCTGATCTACTCGAGAGCACAGGCTTACCATAAAGAGTACCGGCAAATGTACAGGAGCGAGATACGCATGAACCGCATGGCTCGTAAAGCCGGAAACTTCTACGTCCCCGCTGAGCCCAAACTGGCCTTCGTTATCAGGATCAGAGG TATCAATGGCGTGAGCCCTAAAGTGCGAAAGGTTCTGCAGCTGCTGCGTCTGCGCCAGATCTTTAACGGCGTCTTCGTCAAGCTCAACAAGGCCTCCATCAACATGCTGCGCATCGCCGAGCCCTACATTGCCTGGGG TTACCCCAACCTGAAGTCTGTGCGTGAGCTCATCTACAAGCGCGGATTTGGCAAGATCAGAAAGCAGCGCATTCCTTTGACTGACAACTCTCTCATCGAGAAGAACCTTG gcACCAATGGAATCATCTGCATGGAAGATCTGATCCACACGATCTACACCGTTGGCAGAAACTTCAAAGCTGCCAACAACTTCATGTGGCCTTTCAAGCTCTCATCTCCTCGCGGTGGCATGAACAAGAAGACCACACACTTTGTGGAGGGAGGAGATGCCGGGAACCGAGAGGACCAGATCAACAGACTTATCAGGAGGATGAACTAA
- the rdh10b gene encoding retinol dehydrogenase 10-B, with the protein MHIAAEFCVVCMKVLWSFAAAAVRWLVKPREKRVHGRVCVITGAGSGLGRLFALHFARRGATLALWDINRAANEETAELVREIYQKYTDTRSTVSEDSNEKFRPVFQPRVHTYVCDVSKRECVYATAKQVRIELGDVTFLVNNAGVVSGHHLLECPDELIERTMMVNCHAHFWTTKAFLPKMLELNEGHIVTVASSLGLFTTAGVEDYCASKFGAIGFHESLSHELKAANKDGIKMTLVCPFLVDTGMFKGCQIRKEIAPFFPPLNPEHCVERAMRAILTDQPMVCTPRAMYAVTFMKTILPFDAIVCMYRFLGADKCMYSFLAHRKESTNNNESKISM; encoded by the exons ATGCACATCGCGGCTGAGTTTTGCGTGGTTTGCATGAAGGTACTGTGGTCGTTCGCGGCGGCGGCCGTACGGTGGCTCGTGAAGCCGCGAGAGAAGCGCGTGCACGGCCGTGTGTGCGTGATCACCGGGGCCGGAAGTGGACTGGGCCGCCTGTTCGCGCTGCACTTCGCCCGCAGAGGAGCCACGCTCGCGCTGTGGGACATCAACCGCGCCGCCAACGAGGAGACCGCAGAGCTCGTGCGGGAAATCTACCAAAAATACACAGACACCCGCAGCACCG TTTCAGAGGACAGCAATGAGAAGTTCCGGCCCGTGTTTCAGCCCCGAGTTCACACGTACGTGTGTGATGTAAGTAAacgcgagtgtgtgtatgccacGGCCAAGCAGGTGAGGATCGAGTTGGGAGATGTCACGTTCCTCGTCAACAACGCCGGGGTGGTGTCAGGACATCACCTCCTGGAGTGTCCTGATGAACTGATCGAGAGGACCATGATGGTCAACTGCCATGCTCACTTCTGG accacaaaagcTTTTCTCCCTAAGATGCTGGAGTTAAACGAGGGACACATTGTGACCGTCGCCAGCTCTCTGGGTCTCTTTACCACAGCCGGGGTCGAG GATTACTGTGCTAGCAAATTCGGGGCCATCGGTTTCCATGAGTCCTTGAGCCACGAGTTAAAGGCGGCTAACAAAGATGGGATCAAGATGACACTTGTGTGTCCCTTCCTAGTTGATACAGGGATGTTTAAAGGCTGTCAGATCAG GAAGGAGATTGCACCATTTTTCCCACCGCTGAACCCGGAGCACTGTGTGGAGAGAGCCATGAGAGCCATTCTGACGGATCAGCCGATGGTCTGCACGCCACGTGCCATGTATGCGGTCACCTTCATGAAAAC GATTTTGCCATTCGACGCCATCGTGTGCATGTACCGCTTCCTTGGCGCTGATAAATGCATGTATTCCTTCTTGGCTCATCGGAAAGAATCCACCAACAACAACGAGTCGAAAATCAGCATGTAG